In Pseudomonas oryzihabitans, the DNA window CAGTCGGCCATGGTGGCGGCACCCAGCAGTCGTTCCAGGCCCCAGGCGGTCAGGGCCGCGCTGGCGAAGGCGAGAAAGGTCGAGACCGGCACGAAGCTGCCGTAGCGACCGCGGCGATCGCGCGGCGAATGCTCCATCACGTAGGCGCAGGCACCGGCGTACTCACCGCCGGCGGAAAAGCCCTGGGCGCAGCGGATCAGCGTCAGCAGGATCGGTGCCCAGATGCCGATGGTGGCGTAGCTGGGCAGGATACCGATCAGGGCGGTGGCGCCGGCCATGATCAGGATGGTCAGCGCCAGGACCCGTTTACGGCCGATGCGGTCACCCAGCAGGCCAAAGACGATGCCGCCCAGCGGCCGGAAGGCAAAGGCCACGGCGAATACGGCAAAGGTCTTGAGCAGCCCGGCAGTGGCGTCGCCACTGGGAAAGAAGTGCGCGGCGATCAGGGTGGCGAGAAAGCCGTAGAGGGCGAAGTCGAACCATTCGACGAAGTTGCCGATGGACGCGGCGGAGATGACCTTGCGCAGGGTGGCGGGTGAAACGGAAGTCGCTGTCTGGCTCATGGCGGGCCTCAAGAAAGGGCGGAGACGGAGGCAGAAATGGAGCGCCTTGTTTTATTGTCGGGAGATCGGGGCGTACCGCAGCTTCGACCCTAATCCTTTTTCCGTGACCGAGCAGTCCCGCCAGCGACTTGTCCACCGTTGGAACCGACTTCAGGAGCCTCGCGATGACCTTTACCACCACCTATGCCGCTCAGGAGCCCGCCCGGACCGATGTCGACGCGCTACCGGGGGTGACCCTGCTGGAATTCGGCGCGCCCTGGTGCGGGCACTGTCGCGCCGCCCAGCCGCTGCTTGCGACGGCCTTGGCAGAGCATCCCACCGTGCGCCATCTCAAGATCGAGGATGGCTCCGGGCGGCGCCTGGGGCGCTCCTTCCGCGTCAAGCTCTGGCCGACCTTGATCGTCTTCAAGGATGGCCAGGAACTGGCGCGGGTGGTGCGCCCGACTAGGGCAGCAGAGCTGAGCGAAGCCCTGGCCCTGGCGGACTGACCGGTCGTTCCGCTCGTCCTCGCCGCGCTTGACAAGGTCAGGGCTAGAACATAAGTTTCAAACAACTGTTTAAACGCCCTGGCGGAAGGTCCGCAGCGACGCTGCCGCCCCCTCGACAACAAGCATTCGCAAAGAGGTAACAGTCATGCCCGAATACAAGGCTCCCCTGCGGGACATCCGCTTCGTTCGCGACGAACTGCTGGGCTATGACGCGCACTACCAGAGCCTGCCCGGCTGCGGTGATGCCACC includes these proteins:
- a CDS encoding thioredoxin family protein, with product MTFTTTYAAQEPARTDVDALPGVTLLEFGAPWCGHCRAAQPLLATALAEHPTVRHLKIEDGSGRRLGRSFRVKLWPTLIVFKDGQELARVVRPTRAAELSEALALAD